A single window of Balneola sp. DNA harbors:
- the arsB gene encoding arsenical-resistance protein, which yields MTKSEKRIDFFERYLTLWVLICIGIGIGVGYVAGDSIEAISRWEIYKVNIPVAILVWLMIYPMMLQVDFSSLKEIGKSPKGVVWTVVINWAIKPFTMAFFAWIFFDKMYSAWLSPELADQYIAGAILLGAAPCTAMVFVWSYLSDGDPNYTLVQVSVNDLLILILFIPIVGLLLGITELTIPWNTLAASILIFVVIPLVAGYLTHKVAINRKGKEWYTGKFLPKFKPVSISALLITLILLFAYQGERIINQPIDILLISIPLIIQTYFIFALAWYGGKKIGLPYQVCAPGSMIGASNFFELAVAVAIALFGLQSGAALVTVVGVLIEVPIMLSLVRYANSRRASY from the coding sequence ATGACAAAATCAGAAAAACGAATTGATTTCTTTGAACGATACCTCACGCTGTGGGTACTGATATGTATAGGAATCGGAATTGGTGTGGGATATGTAGCTGGAGATTCGATTGAAGCTATAAGCCGCTGGGAAATTTATAAAGTAAATATCCCGGTAGCGATTCTGGTATGGCTGATGATATATCCTATGATGCTTCAGGTTGACTTCAGTTCGCTAAAGGAGATCGGTAAGTCACCGAAAGGGGTCGTGTGGACCGTTGTTATTAACTGGGCCATCAAGCCCTTTACGATGGCGTTTTTTGCGTGGATCTTTTTTGATAAGATGTACTCCGCTTGGTTAAGTCCGGAGTTGGCTGATCAGTACATAGCCGGGGCTATTTTATTGGGAGCAGCTCCTTGTACGGCCATGGTATTTGTGTGGTCGTATTTGTCAGACGGGGATCCTAATTATACGCTTGTTCAGGTTTCTGTGAATGACCTGCTGATCTTGATTTTGTTCATACCCATCGTGGGATTATTACTGGGTATCACTGAGCTAACCATTCCTTGGAACACGCTGGCTGCATCAATCCTCATCTTTGTAGTGATTCCATTAGTAGCCGGTTATTTGACGCATAAAGTAGCCATTAACCGAAAAGGAAAAGAATGGTACACCGGGAAGTTTCTGCCAAAATTTAAGCCGGTTTCAATTTCAGCCCTATTAATTACACTGATCCTTCTTTTTGCTTACCAGGGAGAGCGGATCATTAATCAGCCTATAGACATTCTTTTGATCTCAATCCCGCTGATTATTCAAACGTACTTTATTTTTGCACTGGCATGGTATGGCGGGAAAAAAATAGGGTTGCCTTATCAAGTATGTGCACCGGGCTCCATGATTGGGGCCAGTAACTTCTTTGAATTGGCGGTAGCCGTGGCTATAGCATTATTTGGTCTTCAGTCCGGAGCAGCTTTGGTTACCGTGGTAGGAGTGCTGATAGAAGTTCCAATCATGCTTTCCTTAGTACGATACGCAAATAGCAGGAGGGCGAGTTATTAA
- the pelA gene encoding pectate lyase encodes MKKSKKFQLNVLFILFLISLLQVGCAPSVVAQTSDSTIRWADAQLQSSSWYEGKEAVRIADNVLMYQHESGGWPKNLDMASRLSEKEKERIKEEKKSEDSSLNEITIDNGATVAQIRYLVKVYAATEQDRFKEGVLKGLDYLLEAQYDNGGWPQFYPLRDGYYENITYNDGAMIRVMDTLRNVAKGESLYSFVDEARRQQAADAINRGLRVILDTQVEVDGELTVWCAQYDPVTLRPAKARSYELISLSGSESVGIVNYLMEIDNPSPEVITAVKSAVAWFDKVKITDVRIVDVDRPELSEGYDQVIGFDPTGESLLWARFYEIGTNYPMFVDREGTVHAAFSELPYERRINYLWLGDWAQNLLEKDYPNWLSRIQ; translated from the coding sequence ATGAAGAAATCTAAAAAATTTCAGCTCAATGTTCTTTTCATTCTATTTTTAATCAGTTTGCTACAGGTTGGATGTGCACCATCAGTGGTCGCTCAAACATCCGATAGCACGATAAGATGGGCGGATGCACAATTGCAGTCTTCTTCGTGGTATGAAGGCAAGGAGGCTGTTCGGATCGCCGACAATGTATTGATGTATCAGCATGAAAGCGGAGGCTGGCCCAAAAATTTGGATATGGCTTCTCGACTTTCTGAAAAGGAAAAGGAGCGTATCAAAGAAGAGAAGAAATCAGAAGATAGCTCGCTCAATGAAATCACAATAGATAATGGAGCGACCGTAGCACAGATCAGATATCTCGTTAAGGTTTATGCAGCAACAGAACAAGATCGTTTTAAAGAAGGAGTACTGAAGGGATTAGATTATCTGCTAGAAGCTCAGTATGACAATGGGGGCTGGCCTCAGTTCTATCCGCTGAGAGACGGGTATTACGAGAATATTACGTACAACGACGGGGCTATGATCAGGGTGATGGACACCTTGCGGAATGTGGCCAAGGGAGAATCGTTGTATTCCTTTGTAGATGAAGCCCGCAGACAACAAGCAGCCGATGCAATCAACCGAGGCTTGCGGGTCATTTTAGATACACAAGTTGAAGTAGACGGTGAGCTGACGGTCTGGTGTGCACAATATGATCCTGTAACTTTACGCCCAGCCAAAGCGCGATCGTATGAACTTATTTCCTTAAGCGGTTCAGAAAGCGTGGGTATTGTCAATTATTTGATGGAAATAGACAACCCTTCTCCAGAGGTAATCACAGCGGTGAAAAGTGCAGTTGCTTGGTTTGATAAAGTAAAGATAACCGATGTTCGAATTGTTGATGTAGATAGACCTGAGCTCTCAGAAGGGTATGACCAAGTCATAGGTTTTGACCCCACAGGTGAATCTTTGCTATGGGCCCGTTTTTACGAAATCGGGACAAATTACCCCATGTTTGTCGATAGGGAAGGCACCGTTCATGCCGCATTTTCCGAACTACCTTATGAACGGCGGATAAACTATTTATGGCTGGGAGACTGGGCGCAGAATCTGTTGGAAAAGGACTATCCTAACTGGCTTAGCCGCATTCAGTAA
- a CDS encoding 6-pyruvoyl tetrahydrobiopterin synthase, whose amino-acid sequence MTFVTRRAHFNAAHRLHNPDKSEEWNKKTFGKCNLPNWHGHNYVIEVTVSGEPDPETGYTIDLGKLKAIMKEKVLDPCDHRNLNLDVDFLDGIIPTTENLVRAFYEQLRPDVEEACARGGKLYKVKLFETERNIAEYCPYVGL is encoded by the coding sequence TTGACGTTTGTAACACGCAGAGCACATTTTAACGCAGCCCACCGCCTCCATAATCCAGACAAAAGTGAAGAATGGAATAAGAAGACTTTTGGGAAGTGTAACCTTCCGAATTGGCATGGACATAATTATGTCATTGAGGTAACGGTGTCGGGTGAGCCTGACCCTGAGACTGGTTATACCATTGATCTTGGAAAACTAAAGGCAATCATGAAAGAAAAGGTCTTGGATCCCTGCGATCATAGAAACCTCAATTTGGACGTGGATTTTCTGGATGGAATTATTCCAACTACAGAGAATTTAGTGAGAGCTTTTTACGAGCAACTTCGCCCGGATGTGGAAGAAGCATGTGCCCGTGGCGGGAAACTATATAAGGTTAAGCTTTTCGAAACCGAACGAAATATAGCCGAATATTGTCCATACGTAGGACTATAA
- a CDS encoding GTP cyclohydrolase I FolE2 has translation MITNEVQRFYDPTFTVTKEYKDSLPDLQNGPASLIEGANVPIQQVGISNFKLPLKFRRREGEPVTLEASIDGYVSLEKDKKGINMSRIMRTFYKFQDKVFHIDRLEEILKAYKEDLGSQESFLRVSFNYPLLKDSLRSGMKGYQYYKVQLEGRLDNYDQFQKHMHLDFEYSSACPCSYELAEHAREERGVASIPHSQRSVANVTVALKDEFFVEDLVQICRTALQTETQVMVKREDEQAFAEMNGAFQKFVEDAARLLYDELDSYNSIHDFVVRCVHMESLHSHDAVSRICKGLPNGLR, from the coding sequence ATGATTACGAATGAAGTACAACGATTTTACGACCCAACTTTCACGGTAACGAAAGAGTACAAAGACTCTCTGCCGGATTTGCAAAATGGGCCAGCTTCCTTGATTGAAGGGGCAAACGTGCCTATCCAGCAAGTTGGCATTTCAAATTTTAAGCTCCCTCTTAAGTTCCGCAGAAGAGAAGGAGAGCCTGTTACGCTTGAGGCAAGCATAGATGGCTATGTAAGTCTTGAAAAGGATAAGAAAGGGATCAACATGAGCCGCATCATGAGAACCTTCTATAAGTTTCAGGACAAAGTATTCCATATAGATCGCCTGGAAGAAATTCTAAAAGCATACAAAGAAGATTTAGGAAGTCAGGAATCATTTCTTCGAGTGAGTTTCAACTATCCGCTGCTGAAAGACAGTCTGCGTTCAGGGATGAAAGGATATCAGTATTATAAGGTGCAGTTGGAAGGTCGTCTTGATAATTACGATCAGTTCCAGAAACACATGCATTTAGATTTTGAATACAGCAGCGCTTGCCCTTGCAGCTATGAACTTGCTGAGCATGCCCGTGAAGAACGAGGTGTTGCTTCTATTCCGCATAGCCAAAGAAGCGTGGCCAACGTAACGGTGGCTCTCAAGGATGAATTTTTCGTCGAAGACTTAGTTCAAATTTGTCGAACAGCTCTTCAAACAGAAACTCAGGTGATGGTTAAGCGAGAAGACGAGCAGGCGTTTGCTGAAATGAATGGTGCGTTCCAAAAGTTTGTGGAAGACGCCGCACGACTTCTATATGATGAACTTGACAGCTACAACAGTATCCATGACTTCGTTGTACGATGTGTACATATGGAAAGTCTGCACAGTCATGATGCCGTTAGCCGAATTTGTAAAGGCCTTCCAAATGGATTGAGATAA